ACATGGCAGCGCCTATGATGGCCAGCAAAATGAGCACCCATGGCTACGCCGCAGCGCCCCGGTTTAATACCGAAGACTACAGTCCAATCAATGAAAATATTTTCCATGCTGTCACCGATCAGCCGCTGAGTACTTTCAGTATTGATGTGGACCGTGCCGCCTACAGCAATGTGCGCCGCTTCCTGAATAATGGCGAAATGCCACCCGCAGATGCCGTAAGAGTAGAGGAGATGATCAACTATTTTGATTATCACTATGCCGCTCCTACCGGCAAAGACAAAGACCCCGTGACCATCCGCACAGATATGGCCATATGCCCCTGGAACACGGATCATCAACTGGTACGCATTGCGTTAAAAGGTAAACAGGTAGATACCAAAGATCTACCTCCTTCCAACCTGGTATTCCTGATAGATGTTTCCGGATCTATGGAAGAAGACAATAAACTTCCGCTGGTAAAAAAAGCGTTTAATGTACTGGTAGATCAACTACGGCCACAGGACAGGGTAGCTATTGTAGTATATGCCGGTGCAGCAGGTGTAGTACTGCCATCAACAGCAGGCAGTGAAAAAGGTAAGATCATGGCGGCACTGGAAGCATTGCAGGCAGGCGGTTCTACCGCAGGTGGTGAGGGTATCCAACTGGCTTATAAGATAGCCAGCGAGCACCTGACAAAGAAAAGCAACAACCGCGTGATATTGGCTACAGACGGGGATTTCAACGTAGGCCCTTCCAGCGATGGCGCGTTGCAACGCATCATTGAACAGGAACGGCAAAAGGGTATTTATCTCTCTGTATTAGGTTTCGGCATGGGTAATTACAAAGATAACAAGCTGGAATTGCTGGCAGACAAGGGCAACGGAAACTATGCCTATATCGATAATTTTGAGGAAGCCCGCAGAACCTTTGTCACCGAATTTGGCGGTACCCTTTTTACCATTGCCAAAGATGTAAAACTACAGATAGAATTCAATCCTGCATTCGTGCAGTCGTACCGGTTAGTAGGCTACGAAAACCGCCTGTTACCAAATGAAGACTTCAACAACGACAAAAAAGACGCCGGCGATATGGGCGTAGGACATACGGTAACAGCCCTTTATGAAATTATTCCTACCGGCAGTAAAGTAAAAGCCACCAGCTGGGTAGACCCTTTGAAATACCAGCAGGGAAAGATTGCCGGCAATCATACGGAAATACTGACAGTAAAACTCCGCTACAAACAACCGGATGAAGACAAGAGTCAGCTACTGCAAAAAGTGCTGCCCTACAACAACCAGCGTGTGGAAGAAGCACCGGAAGATTTCAGGATGGCGGCGGCTGTAGCTGCCTTTGGTCAGCTGTTGCGCAACTCCGCCTTTAAGGGCACTGCTACCTATGCGCAGATCCTACGCTGGGCGGGTACTGCCCGTGGTCAGGATCCCGAAGGGTACCGTGCGGAATTTATCCAGTTGGTTAAAAAGGCCAGCCTGCTGGATAAGCAATAGTTTAAACGAATTTTCGGTAATTTGCCAGTTCAAAGGGGTAGCTCATGATAATTAACTTAAGTGAAACCAATTCGCTGGTAGGAGAATGGCTAAGCGAGATCAGGAATGTAGATGTTCAGCAGGACCGTATGCGCTTCCGCCGCAATATGGAACGGCTGGGAGAAGTAGCCGCTTACGAAATCAGTAAAACATTGGAATATGTGGATAAGGAAGTTACCACGCCGATGGGCATAGCTACCTGCCGGGTATTAAAAGAACAGCCTGTACTCGCCACTATTTTACGCGCAGGACTGGCTTTACATCAGGGTTTACTGCACTATTTTGATAAGGCAGATCATGCATTTATCTCCGCCTATCGTAAACACAACCGCGACGGCTCTTTCGATATCAGCCTGGAATATGTGAGCAGCCCGTCTATTGAAGGACAGGTGCTGATCCTCTCAGATCCCATGCTGGCCACCGGTTCCTCCCTGGTGAAAACCATTGCGCACCTGGAAGAAATCGGAAAACCCAGTCATATCCACCTGGTAGTAGCGATTGCTTGTACCGTTGGTATTGAATATGTACTCCGCAATACAAAAGCTGATCTTACCATCTGGGCCGGAGATATTGATGACGAACTCACTGCGAAAGGCTATATTGTACCAGGCCTTGGTGATGCCGGTGACCTGGCTTTCGGAAACAAACTGCAACAATAATTTAATATCGGTCAACTACTTAGTATAAATATTTTTTGATTTTTTGATTTTCGGATTTAGATATTTAGCTTCATGTTATATTCTGCGTGAAGCTAAATATCTAAATCAGATTATAAGAAAGTTGAAAATGTTTTTCTCTTTCGTAAATATTTTTACACATGGATTTAATTTGAAATATAACATTATTTATGTACCTTCACCTCTATTGCATAAATCCTATGCTTTAAGCTTTATTATATGAAAAGAGCTTTACTATTCTTGGCCATATTCTTTAATCTGAACTCACTGCGGGCTCAGGACCCTCACTTTTCGCAATTTTTCGCGTCTCCGCTTACACTTAACCCAGCATATACAGGCTTATTTTCAGGTGATTATCGCTTATCAGGCAACTATCGTTCACAGTGGCGCAGCATCGCCATGCCCTTTGTAACAGGTACTGCCGCTATAGATTTCGGCATCCTGAAAAATGTTATTTCCTATACAGATATCTGGGGAGTAGGTATGATGGCGATGTACGACAGAAGTGGTGGCGGCGCCCTGACTTCCAGTTACTTTTCCTTCAGCACCGCTTACCACAAGGGCCTCGATCCGGAAGGGAACCATACGCTGGCTATCGGTTTGCAGGGAACACTGGTACAGAAAAGATTAGATAACAGCAAGCTTCAGTTTGAAAATCAGATAGACAACAACGGTTATAACCCCTTAATTCCCAGCAATGAAACGCTGGTGAATCCTAAAATAAGTTATTTCGATCCCAATATCGGGATCTTGTATAACGGGCTCATAGGAGAGGCTTCCAACATATACCTGGGTGCTTCTTACTACCACATTACCCAGCCCACAGAATCATTCATGGACCTGACACAGAACCGGCTCAGCTACCGCTGGACCGTGCATGGCGGCGGCTCCGTACCTGTAAACGGAAAAGACCGCTTTCATACCAGCATCCTCTATATGAAGCAGAGTACCGCCTCGGAGCTAACTTTTGGCGGCGCCTATGGCTTTGCGCTCAATGATATGGATGATAACCCCACCACCTTTTACCTGGGTAGCTGGTATCGGTTAAAAGATGCCATCATTCCTTACATCGGACTGGAGATAAAAGGCTTCCAGGTAGGGCTCACCTACGACACCAACATATCTACCCTGAACCCCGCTTCCCACTACCGCGGCGGTCTTGAGTTATCATTGATCTATATCCACACCAAGAACGAGAATAACAAGTACAAAACCCTTTGTCCCCGCTTCTAGCTGTCATTACAGGATAATCACCTAAATCATATTAATCCTAGCTATTTTTGCATTAGTTTCGTTCCTCCTTCGTTAATCAGGGGACTAAAACTAATTCCGTTACTTTAAAAATACGCAGACGTTGTTTTCATTCAGAGAAGTGTTGGCAGCCATTCAATCATATGGCAAAGCCCACCAGTTCATTATGCAGCATAAATTATGGAAGTGGATATTAATACCGGGCATCATTTACTGCCTGTTATTTTTCATTGGCTTTTATTTCGTGTGGGGATATTCCGGAGAATTTGTGGAATACCTGACCAGGCTGCTGCACATTACTGAATGGGTGCAGGACCTGGAAAGCAGCTGGGTTAGTTTTCTCTTTATCCTGGTGGCATTTTCTGTGAGGATCGTGTTTGTATTCCTGTATTTTTCCTACTTCAAATATTTATTCCTGATCGTAGCCGCGCCGGTTTTCTCCTACCTGTCTGAGAAAACAGAGGCGATCCTTGATCACCGCAGTTTTCCGTTCAGCTGGTCGCAGTTAGGGCAGGATATTCTGCGGGGCATCAAAATGTCATTCCGGAATATTGTATACCAGACAGGCGCTATCCTGGTACTGCTGGTGGTTTCATTTATACCGGTGATAGGCTGGCTTACGCCGATGGTAGGCTTTTTTATAGAAGCATACTTTTACGGATTTTCCATGATGGATTACAGCTGCGAACGCCACCGCCTGAGTATGAAACAGAGTATCACATTCGTCCGGCAGCATCGTGGTATGGCACTGGGCAACGGGATCGTATTCTACCTGTTTATGCTGATTCCTGTACTGGGATGGATGCTGGCACCTTCTTATGCGGTTATTGCTGCTACTATTGATTTACAAGATAAAAGACTTATATAATGAATGCACCAGGCAAAGTGTACCTGATTCCTACCGTGTTGAGCGCAGATGCCTTATATAGCATCCCGGCTTATGTAACTCCTATTGTAAAACAGCTCCGGGTGTTTTATGTAGAAAACGAGCGTACTGCCCGTCGTTATTTAAAAGCACTCGACAGAAGTATTGTGATAGATGACCTCCGTTTGCTGCTCATGCACGAAAACCATCCACCAGACCTGGCTTTGGCAAAAAAGCTCTTATTGGAAGGAACGGATATCGGTGTTATCAGTGAAGCTGGTTGCCCCGCTATCGCCGATCCGGGCCACCTCATAGTACAAGTAGCGCATAGCATTGACGCACCAGTGATTCCCATGATAGGTCCCAATTCCATACTACTGGCCCTGATGGCCTCCGGTATGAACGGGCAGAACTTTCAGTTTGTTGGTTACCTGCCCATCAAATCCCCCGAAAGAGGAAAAATGATCCGGGAACTGGAAGAAATCTCAGGAAAGAAAAATCAAACACAATTATTTATCGAAACACCTTACCGCAATAACCCAATGATGAGAGACATCCTGGATAACTGTAAGGACGATACCCAGGTTTGCATCGCGGCAGACATCACCGCCCCTACTGAATACATCAAAACAAAAACAGTAAAGGAGTGGAAAACTGCAATACCCGAAATACATAAAAAACCAGCAATATTCCTCCTATACGCCGCAGAAATCATTTAGGGATTTACGAATTTTTTGATTTACGAATTTTGGGATTTTGAAATGCAGCGGAGATGATCATATCGCTTATATCTCCGCTGCATTTCAAAATCCCAAAATTCGTAAATCAAAAAATTCGTAAATCCCTAAATATTATGGCAAATCTCTTCTGGTGTTATCCGTAATCGTAATTACGCTGTCCACAATAAACGGACTGAATCCTCGCCAGGGCAATTTGCCGAGGTATTCTTTGTAATGTAGCTCCACCAGTTTACCGCTGGCAGTCATCAGCTGTTGGGCTATTCTTTCATCTGTTACGGAAAACTCAAATTCATTTGACTGAATGGTTCCTGTTACGCGGCCTTTGTAGCCGGACTGGATCAGTTTACCCTCGTAGGTTTTAAACACATAGCCCTTTTCCACAAAGTAGTTGAGCTCACCGGCCTTCACTCCTTTTCCGAATACGAAATAGAACTTATAAAAGAAGATGCCGCCCAGTACCAATAAGATGATAGTTACGACAATAAATACAAACCGGCCCATGTGTATAGTTTAGTGATTGATGATCAGAAATTAAGGTCTACCATGTAGATAAGGCCGGCCATGCCGAATGCGCCCAGTTCCAGCTCACGTTTATTCACCCCTTCAAATACATCGTTGGGGGCATGATGAATATCGAAATAACGCTGGGAGTCGGGATAAAGTTCAGCCATTGGGGTACCTAATGCCTGATGCAGTTGTCCGACGTCCGTTCCACCGCCTGGTTCTTCAAAATCATGTAGTCCGTAGGGTTCAAATAAGGGCTTCCAACTGATCATGATAGCTTTTTTATCAGCATCCATGGTAGAAGAAAAGCCACGGGGAGTAAAACCGCCGGCATCACTTTCCAGTGCGAAAATATGTTTTTCATTACGTGCTTTTGCTTCCGCTGCATATTTGCGGGCGCCACGGGTACCGTTTTCTTCATTGGCAAACAGCACTACGCGCAAGGTGCGCGCGGGTTGAATACCCAGTGCCTTAAATGCGCGCAGCACTTCGATGGATTGTACACAGCCGGCGCCATCATCCTGTGCGCCTTCGCTTACATCCCAGGAATCGAGGTGGCCGCCTACTGTGATGTATTGGTCCGGATATTTGCTGCCCCGCAGTTCTGCAATTACATTGTGTCCGATGGTATCGGGCAGCATGCGGCAGTTGGTGCGCAGAAAAACCTGTGCGCTGGGGTCGTCTTTTACACGGAGACTCAGGCGCTCCGCATCTTTCAGGCCGATGGCCACTGCGGGGATTTTGGGATAAGCCGAATCATACGTCATGGCGCCGGTATGCGGATAGTTGTCCGTAGAATGCGACATAGAGCGCACAATAACCGCTACCGCACCGTATTTCGCTGCACGGCTGGCGCCCTGCCCCCGGTATTGGACTGCATCGCCATAGGCGTGAAATGTTTTTATGAAAGTTGGGTTGAACGGATAATTATAGAAAACGATCTTTCCCTTTACATGGTCTTTTTTAGCTTCGAGATCATCGAAAGAAGTCACTTCCAGTACCGGGGCAGTGACGCCTGCGGGAGAGCTTCCTACAGAATTACCCAATGCCAGCACCTGTAAGGGAGGTACAAAGTCCCGCCGGCGGGAGATGATGCGGGCCTCTTCCCTGGCGCCGCGTACCCAATGAGGCACCATACACTCCTGTAAGTATACCGTATCTGCACCAGCGACTTTCAATGCTTCTACGCCCCACTTCTCTGCTTTCGCCATTTGTGGCGATCCGGCCAAACGGCCACCTATCTTTTTGGTGAGGGTACGAAGGTTTTCATATGCCGGACTATG
The Chitinophaga sp. MM2321 DNA segment above includes these coding regions:
- a CDS encoding von Willebrand factor type A domain-containing protein, producing MQKYLSLLLFSCLIAFHATGQQRLITGTVQNNADNTGISNAVVRVKGTDFLTATDTKGNFSLKVPTGALILEAVATNFKQLEIPLGATQTTVHFKLHRLQAIVKQTDKNRYISRKEAEVAYDMAAPMMASKMSTHGYAAAPRFNTEDYSPINENIFHAVTDQPLSTFSIDVDRAAYSNVRRFLNNGEMPPADAVRVEEMINYFDYHYAAPTGKDKDPVTIRTDMAICPWNTDHQLVRIALKGKQVDTKDLPPSNLVFLIDVSGSMEEDNKLPLVKKAFNVLVDQLRPQDRVAIVVYAGAAGVVLPSTAGSEKGKIMAALEALQAGGSTAGGEGIQLAYKIASEHLTKKSNNRVILATDGDFNVGPSSDGALQRIIEQERQKGIYLSVLGFGMGNYKDNKLELLADKGNGNYAYIDNFEEARRTFVTEFGGTLFTIAKDVKLQIEFNPAFVQSYRLVGYENRLLPNEDFNNDKKDAGDMGVGHTVTALYEIIPTGSKVKATSWVDPLKYQQGKIAGNHTEILTVKLRYKQPDEDKSQLLQKVLPYNNQRVEEAPEDFRMAAAVAAFGQLLRNSAFKGTATYAQILRWAGTARGQDPEGYRAEFIQLVKKASLLDKQ
- the upp gene encoding uracil phosphoribosyltransferase, which codes for MIINLSETNSLVGEWLSEIRNVDVQQDRMRFRRNMERLGEVAAYEISKTLEYVDKEVTTPMGIATCRVLKEQPVLATILRAGLALHQGLLHYFDKADHAFISAYRKHNRDGSFDISLEYVSSPSIEGQVLILSDPMLATGSSLVKTIAHLEEIGKPSHIHLVVAIACTVGIEYVLRNTKADLTIWAGDIDDELTAKGYIVPGLGDAGDLAFGNKLQQ
- a CDS encoding PorP/SprF family type IX secretion system membrane protein; the encoded protein is MKRALLFLAIFFNLNSLRAQDPHFSQFFASPLTLNPAYTGLFSGDYRLSGNYRSQWRSIAMPFVTGTAAIDFGILKNVISYTDIWGVGMMAMYDRSGGGALTSSYFSFSTAYHKGLDPEGNHTLAIGLQGTLVQKRLDNSKLQFENQIDNNGYNPLIPSNETLVNPKISYFDPNIGILYNGLIGEASNIYLGASYYHITQPTESFMDLTQNRLSYRWTVHGGGSVPVNGKDRFHTSILYMKQSTASELTFGGAYGFALNDMDDNPTTFYLGSWYRLKDAIIPYIGLEIKGFQVGLTYDTNISTLNPASHYRGGLELSLIYIHTKNENNKYKTLCPRF
- a CDS encoding EI24 domain-containing protein — protein: MFSFREVLAAIQSYGKAHQFIMQHKLWKWILIPGIIYCLLFFIGFYFVWGYSGEFVEYLTRLLHITEWVQDLESSWVSFLFILVAFSVRIVFVFLYFSYFKYLFLIVAAPVFSYLSEKTEAILDHRSFPFSWSQLGQDILRGIKMSFRNIVYQTGAILVLLVVSFIPVIGWLTPMVGFFIEAYFYGFSMMDYSCERHRLSMKQSITFVRQHRGMALGNGIVFYLFMLIPVLGWMLAPSYAVIAATIDLQDKRLI
- a CDS encoding SAM-dependent methyltransferase, which codes for MNAPGKVYLIPTVLSADALYSIPAYVTPIVKQLRVFYVENERTARRYLKALDRSIVIDDLRLLLMHENHPPDLALAKKLLLEGTDIGVISEAGCPAIADPGHLIVQVAHSIDAPVIPMIGPNSILLALMASGMNGQNFQFVGYLPIKSPERGKMIRELEEISGKKNQTQLFIETPYRNNPMMRDILDNCKDDTQVCIAADITAPTEYIKTKTVKEWKTAIPEIHKKPAIFLLYAAEII
- a CDS encoding M20/M25/M40 family metallo-hydrolase, which encodes MRKLFLPIVFACSLPALTMAQQSDSLMLRRIADEVLTHSPAYENLRTLTKKIGGRLAGSPQMAKAEKWGVEALKVAGADTVYLQECMVPHWVRGAREEARIISRRRDFVPPLQVLALGNSVGSSPAGVTAPVLEVTSFDDLEAKKDHVKGKIVFYNYPFNPTFIKTFHAYGDAVQYRGQGASRAAKYGAVAVIVRSMSHSTDNYPHTGAMTYDSAYPKIPAVAIGLKDAERLSLRVKDDPSAQVFLRTNCRMLPDTIGHNVIAELRGSKYPDQYITVGGHLDSWDVSEGAQDDGAGCVQSIEVLRAFKALGIQPARTLRVVLFANEENGTRGARKYAAEAKARNEKHIFALESDAGGFTPRGFSSTMDADKKAIMISWKPLFEPYGLHDFEEPGGGTDVGQLHQALGTPMAELYPDSQRYFDIHHAPNDVFEGVNKRELELGAFGMAGLIYMVDLNF